One part of the Oceanihabitans sp. IOP_32 genome encodes these proteins:
- a CDS encoding SRPBCC family protein → MKKLKYLLFLLLIGIIGTAIYVAVQPNDFKVTRSHTIPAPTAVVFNNVVDFKNWEFWSSWVETNPELQITLSEETEGLNALLSWQVKDDKGSIKTTEITKNTLVKQQLQFGDYPPSEVLWEFDSSADGSTQVSWTVSAKDLPFDYKFYTVFSGDLEEEIGGHLERSLKNLDSVVVHSMKVYSVKIDGVTEYGGGFYMYKTTSATGVNMSDIMDEQYHAVLSYMTNQSIAQTGKPFTIYHSRDSSRNEFIMSQAIPVQNKVVVTGNSAVLCGYMPKIRVLKATLKGDYRYLPEAWETVQNYLNENYMERSDVLPFEIYQNDPKNVPNPADWITEIYFPIK, encoded by the coding sequence ATGAAAAAATTAAAATACCTACTGTTTTTACTACTTATTGGCATTATTGGTACTGCCATTTATGTTGCCGTGCAACCTAATGATTTTAAGGTGACTAGATCACATACCATACCGGCACCTACTGCAGTGGTTTTTAATAATGTGGTCGACTTTAAAAACTGGGAGTTTTGGTCGTCTTGGGTAGAAACAAATCCCGAATTACAAATTACATTATCAGAAGAAACCGAAGGTCTCAATGCACTATTGTCTTGGCAGGTTAAGGATGATAAAGGCTCGATAAAAACTACCGAAATCACCAAAAATACCCTTGTAAAACAGCAGCTTCAATTTGGCGATTATCCGCCGTCTGAAGTACTTTGGGAATTTGATTCTAGTGCCGATGGTTCTACTCAGGTTAGCTGGACGGTTTCTGCTAAAGATTTACCATTCGATTATAAATTTTACACGGTGTTTTCTGGAGATTTGGAAGAAGAAATTGGGGGGCATCTAGAACGCAGTTTAAAGAATCTGGATAGTGTTGTTGTTCATAGTATGAAGGTTTATAGTGTTAAAATTGATGGTGTTACAGAGTATGGTGGCGGATTTTATATGTATAAAACAACCTCGGCGACCGGTGTAAATATGAGTGATATAATGGATGAGCAATATCATGCGGTTTTGAGTTATATGACAAACCAGTCTATTGCGCAAACGGGTAAGCCGTTTACTATTTATCACAGTAGAGATAGCAGTCGCAATGAATTTATTATGAGTCAAGCTATTCCTGTACAAAATAAAGTTGTTGTTACTGGTAATAGTGCGGTGCTTTGTGGTTATATGCCCAAAATTCGAGTTTTAAAGGCTACTTTAAAAGGGGATTACAGATATTTACCTGAAGCTTGGGAAACTGTTCAGAATTATTTAAACGAAAATTATATGGAACGATCTGATGTTTTACCTTTTGAAATATATCAAAACGATCCTAAAAATGTTCCAAATCCAGCAGATTGGATTACCGAAATTTATTTTCCTATTAAGTAA
- a CDS encoding tetratricopeptide repeat protein: protein MATYKKKYKAKNKAEKEQNIENGSTTAEVFNTLDETASKTEAFVGKNQKYIFIIIGAVALVVLGSLGYKEYVTKPKQENAMNDMFQAQKYFEQAVNGVEKDSLFNLALNGGEGKFGMLDIISEYGGTPAANLASYYAGTAYLKLKDYKNAVEHLSNFKSDDEILAALAKGNIGDAFVQLNQKDDALSYYEQAASLRDNEYTTPMYLYKAGIIALEIDKADRALKHFKNIKENYPNSTEASNVDVFIGKAQMLASK from the coding sequence ATGGCGACTTACAAGAAAAAATATAAAGCAAAGAACAAGGCAGAAAAAGAGCAAAACATAGAAAATGGCTCAACAACAGCAGAAGTTTTTAATACTCTGGATGAAACAGCATCTAAAACAGAAGCTTTCGTTGGTAAAAATCAGAAGTATATTTTTATTATTATTGGCGCAGTAGCCTTGGTGGTTTTGGGTTCTTTAGGATATAAGGAATATGTTACAAAACCAAAACAAGAAAATGCGATGAACGATATGTTTCAGGCTCAAAAATATTTTGAACAGGCTGTAAATGGCGTGGAAAAAGATTCGTTATTTAATTTGGCTTTAAACGGTGGTGAAGGTAAATTTGGAATGTTAGATATTATATCTGAATACGGCGGAACACCAGCAGCAAACTTGGCCAGTTACTACGCTGGGACAGCTTATTTGAAGTTGAAAGATTACAAAAACGCAGTAGAGCATTTAAGTAATTTTAAAAGTGATGATGAAATTTTAGCCGCTTTGGCAAAAGGAAATATTGGTGATGCCTTTGTGCAATTAAACCAAAAAGACGATGCCTTGAGTTATTATGAGCAAGCTGCAAGCTTACGTGATAACGAGTACACAACCCCAATGTATTTATACAAGGCGGGCATTATAGCTTTAGAAATTGATAAGGCAGACAGAGCTTTAAAACATTTTAAAAATATTAAAGAGAATTATCCTAATTCAACAGAGGCTTCTAATGTAGATGTCTTTATTGGGAAAGCCCAAATGTTGGCAAGTAAATAA
- a CDS encoding endonuclease/exonuclease/phosphatase family protein, with protein MKTLSFINKIIYLINAVFAILLLLSYILPLTPPKSFSVLSVLSLGVAFLVCCNALFCLYWLVKLKKQFLLSFVVLLVGYFSFGSIYQFSGSKNEEALNHFKVMNYNVRLFNLYNWIPEPNIETKMADFIKTESPEILSIQEYHPHENIDLSFFKYKYEKLSGKKNKYGQAIFSQYPIVNSGSIEFPNTGNNAIFVDVVRQRDTIRVYNIHLESLRINTDAASLKNEDSERLFKRVGTTFKMQQAQAELFLEHKNKCPYKMIICGDFNNTVFSYVYRAIKEDLNDAFIESGNGFGRTYDFKFFPIRIDFILTDPVFSVNNFKTYNALYSDHYPIMATLSFEQTKE; from the coding sequence ATGAAGACACTAAGTTTTATAAATAAAATTATTTACTTGATAAATGCAGTTTTCGCAATTCTTTTGTTGTTATCGTATATCTTACCATTAACACCTCCTAAAAGCTTTTCTGTATTGTCGGTTCTCAGTCTTGGCGTGGCGTTTTTAGTTTGTTGTAACGCCTTATTTTGTTTATACTGGTTAGTGAAACTTAAAAAACAATTTCTACTCTCTTTTGTGGTGTTGTTAGTGGGGTATTTTTCTTTTGGCTCCATCTATCAGTTTTCTGGCTCAAAAAATGAGGAAGCGCTTAACCATTTTAAGGTTATGAATTATAATGTTAGATTGTTTAACCTTTATAATTGGATTCCTGAGCCTAATATAGAAACAAAAATGGCTGATTTTATTAAAACCGAATCACCAGAAATTTTGAGTATTCAAGAATATCATCCACACGAAAATATAGATTTATCTTTTTTTAAATATAAATACGAAAAACTCTCTGGCAAGAAAAATAAATACGGTCAAGCTATTTTTTCACAATATCCTATTGTAAATTCGGGTTCTATCGAGTTTCCCAATACGGGCAATAATGCCATATTTGTAGATGTTGTAAGACAAAGAGATACCATTAGAGTGTATAATATTCATTTAGAATCTTTGCGCATAAACACCGATGCTGCAAGCCTTAAAAACGAAGACTCCGAACGTCTCTTTAAGAGAGTAGGCACCACCTTTAAGATGCAACAAGCACAAGCCGAACTGTTTTTAGAGCACAAAAATAAATGTCCGTATAAAATGATTATTTGTGGTGATTTTAACAACACGGTGTTTTCTTATGTGTATAGAGCAATTAAAGAGGATTTGAATGACGCTTTTATTGAATCGGGTAATGGTTTTGGGCGTACTTACGACTTTAAATTCTTTCCTATTAGAATAGACTTTATTTTAACCGATCCTGTATTTTCAGTAAATAATTTTAAGACTTATAATGCCCTATATTCCGATCATTATCCCATTATGGCAACCCTAAGCTTCGAACAGACCAAAGAATAA
- a CDS encoding DUF6122 family protein, with translation MLQTAVHYGCHFLIPLFVALIWYKSQWKIAFLIMISGMLIDLDHLLATPIFDPNRCSINFHLLHSYYAMIVYVLLLIPKKTRLIGLGLVIHIFSDVVDCSFM, from the coding sequence ATGTTACAAACTGCAGTACACTACGGATGCCATTTTTTAATTCCTCTTTTTGTAGCGTTAATTTGGTACAAAAGCCAGTGGAAGATTGCCTTTTTAATCATGATTTCTGGCATGCTTATTGACTTAGATCATTTGCTAGCCACACCCATTTTCGACCCTAATAGATGTAGTATAAACTTTCATCTGCTTCACTCCTATTATGCTATGATAGTTTATGTTTTACTTTTAATTCCGAAAAAAACCCGTTTAATTGGTTTGGGTTTAGTCATTCATATTTTTTCAGATGTGGTCGACTGTAGTTTTATGTGA
- the ribH gene encoding 6,7-dimethyl-8-ribityllumazine synthase — protein sequence MATVNKNLSVYDKSAMPDASKFRFGIVVSEWNDTITEGLYKGAYNTLIENGVLPSNIVRWDVPGSFELIYASKKMQEQMVNGVIAIGSVIQGETKHFDFVCEAVSQGIKDLNVMRDVPVIFCVLTDNTMQQAIERSGGKHGNKGTEAAVAAIKMAELRKKA from the coding sequence ATGGCAACGGTAAATAAAAATCTATCTGTTTATGATAAGTCGGCTATGCCAGACGCGAGTAAATTTCGGTTTGGCATTGTTGTTTCCGAATGGAACGACACCATAACAGAGGGGTTGTATAAAGGTGCTTACAATACACTTATTGAAAATGGGGTCTTACCAAGCAATATTGTGCGTTGGGATGTGCCTGGTAGTTTCGAATTAATTTACGCTTCAAAAAAAATGCAAGAACAAATGGTAAATGGGGTTATTGCCATTGGTAGTGTAATACAAGGCGAGACCAAGCATTTCGATTTTGTATGCGAAGCCGTTTCTCAAGGGATTAAAGATTTAAACGTTATGCGCGACGTACCTGTTATTTTTTGTGTACTTACCGACAATACCATGCAACAAGCTATAGAGCGTTCTGGTGGAAAACACGGCAACAAAGGAACAGAAGCTGCAGTAGCGGCTATCAAAATGGCTGAATTACGAAAAAAAGCTTAG
- a CDS encoding DUF1684 domain-containing protein, which produces MKNIVLVCTLLLIASCAQDKTPILGETPFQKKLNAEFKDATTSPLHKKDRKAFKGLDFFKFDSAYIVKAAFKRTEKESVFEMKTNTTRTPEYVKYGELHFDLQGRRFLLNIYQNIELIKTEGYEDYLFLPFSDETNGVETYGGGRYIDAAIPEGDSLTIDFNKAYNPYCAYNEKYSCPIVPRQNYLNTRIEAGVKMFKKE; this is translated from the coding sequence ATGAAAAACATCGTTTTAGTCTGTACACTTTTGCTTATAGCGAGTTGTGCGCAAGACAAAACACCTATTTTAGGTGAAACACCATTTCAAAAAAAGTTAAATGCAGAGTTTAAAGATGCCACGACATCGCCGCTACATAAAAAAGATAGGAAAGCTTTTAAAGGCTTAGATTTTTTTAAATTCGATTCTGCTTATATCGTTAAAGCAGCTTTTAAAAGAACAGAAAAGGAGTCTGTTTTCGAAATGAAAACAAACACGACTAGAACTCCTGAATACGTTAAATACGGGGAATTGCATTTCGATTTACAGGGAAGGCGCTTTTTATTAAATATTTATCAAAACATAGAATTAATAAAAACCGAGGGCTACGAAGATTATTTATTTCTGCCGTTTTCCGATGAGACCAACGGTGTAGAGACCTACGGCGGTGGGCGCTATATTGATGCTGCGATACCAGAAGGAGACAGTTTAACAATAGATTTTAATAAAGCCTACAATCCGTACTGCGCGTATAACGAGAAATACTCTTGCCCTATTGTGCCACGACAAAACTATTTAAATACTAGAATTGAGGCTGGCGTTAAGATGTTTAAAAAGGAGTAG
- the mutL gene encoding DNA mismatch repair endonuclease MutL — translation MTDIIQLLPDHVANQIAAGEVVQRPASVVKELLENAIDAGATSIKLIVKDAGKTLVQVVDNGKGMSATDARLSFERHATSKIRTANDLFQLNTKGFRGEALASIAAIAHVELKTKQESDDVGSAIVIEGSTIVSQDVVVTPKGTSVAVKNLFFNIPARRNFLKSNTVELRHVIDELHRVALAHPNIGFVMYNNGSESFNLPVSNYRQRIVNIFGNKTNEKLVPVEEDTEILKISGFVVKPEYARKTRGEQFFFVNDRFVKSAYLNHAIVSAFDGLLKSGTHPSYFLNLTVDPQSIDINIHPTKTEIKFDDEHTLYALLRSAVKHSLGQFNIAPILDFERDSSLDTPYNYGKNAKVPTIEVDRSFNPFKEEAQSQARAAAFKRESTAGWENLYVGLESKGTKTHQNLSQVEFESEESTGTLFGDNKTVDKINTTYQLHNKYIVSAIKSGMLVIDQYRAHQRILYEDFLKNMTLKEAASQHLLFPLQLHFSTQDVDIIKQLKTDLEHTGFIFSNVSEELVEIIGVPVSVPESEVSIILEQLVCDVENQIPEAHFSATDLLAKSMAKSLAIKTGQSLQKDEQEHLLNRLFACKEPNVSPSNRKTFITMSVDELDKKFF, via the coding sequence ATGACAGATATTATTCAGCTTTTGCCAGACCATGTTGCAAACCAAATAGCTGCTGGTGAAGTTGTACAACGCCCAGCTTCGGTGGTTAAAGAACTTTTAGAAAACGCTATAGACGCTGGAGCAACAAGCATAAAACTTATTGTAAAAGACGCTGGAAAAACCCTTGTTCAAGTGGTTGATAACGGCAAAGGGATGAGCGCTACAGATGCCCGATTAAGTTTCGAGCGCCATGCTACCTCCAAAATTAGAACAGCAAACGATTTATTTCAGTTAAATACTAAAGGATTTCGAGGTGAGGCGCTTGCAAGTATTGCTGCCATTGCACACGTTGAGTTGAAAACAAAACAAGAATCAGATGATGTTGGAAGTGCGATAGTTATTGAAGGTAGCACTATAGTATCTCAAGATGTTGTGGTGACACCAAAAGGAACTTCGGTTGCGGTTAAAAATTTGTTTTTTAATATTCCGGCACGTCGTAATTTTTTAAAATCTAATACCGTAGAATTGCGTCATGTTATAGACGAGTTACATCGTGTGGCCTTAGCACACCCTAATATTGGTTTTGTAATGTATAATAACGGTAGCGAATCGTTTAATCTACCCGTTAGTAATTACAGACAACGCATTGTAAATATTTTTGGCAATAAAACGAACGAAAAATTAGTTCCTGTTGAAGAAGATACCGAAATTTTAAAAATTTCTGGGTTTGTAGTAAAACCTGAATACGCCCGAAAAACTCGAGGAGAACAGTTCTTTTTTGTAAACGATAGGTTTGTTAAAAGTGCGTATTTAAACCACGCCATAGTTTCTGCGTTCGACGGTTTATTAAAAAGTGGTACACATCCTAGCTATTTTTTAAACTTAACCGTAGATCCGCAGTCCATAGACATTAATATTCATCCTACAAAAACAGAAATTAAATTTGATGATGAACACACGCTATACGCCTTGTTACGCTCTGCTGTAAAACATAGTTTAGGGCAGTTTAACATTGCTCCAATTTTAGATTTCGAACGGGATTCCAGTTTGGACACACCTTATAATTATGGTAAAAATGCTAAGGTTCCAACTATAGAGGTCGATAGAAGTTTTAACCCTTTTAAAGAAGAAGCCCAATCTCAAGCCAGAGCGGCGGCCTTTAAAAGAGAATCTACCGCAGGTTGGGAGAATTTATATGTAGGTTTAGAATCTAAAGGCACAAAAACACACCAAAATCTTAGTCAGGTAGAGTTTGAAAGCGAAGAATCTACCGGAACTTTGTTTGGCGATAATAAGACCGTAGATAAAATTAATACCACTTACCAACTGCATAATAAATACATTGTTAGTGCTATAAAATCGGGTATGCTGGTAATCGATCAATATCGAGCTCATCAGCGTATTTTGTATGAGGATTTTCTAAAAAACATGACCTTAAAAGAAGCCGCAAGTCAACATTTATTATTTCCGCTTCAACTTCATTTTTCTACACAAGATGTCGACATCATAAAACAATTAAAAACAGACTTAGAACATACTGGATTTATATTTTCTAACGTTAGTGAAGAGTTAGTTGAGATTATAGGTGTTCCGGTGAGTGTTCCAGAAAGCGAAGTATCTATCATTTTAGAACAGCTTGTTTGCGATGTGGAAAATCAAATACCCGAAGCCCACTTTAGTGCTACCGATTTATTGGCAAAATCCATGGCCAAAAGTTTAGCCATTAAAACTGGCCAGTCTTTGCAAAAAGACGAACAAGAACACCTCTTAAATCGCTTATTTGCGTGTAAGGAGCCTAATGTGTCACCCTCTAATCGAAAAACATTTATAACCATGAGTGTCGACGAATTGGATAAAAAGTTTTTTTAG
- a CDS encoding rhomboid family protein, giving the protein MTSLSQDIKNKLSNLNVLEKIIVLNLVTFVLGLLLSTGFSWFTLPASFSDFMVKPWTIITYAFLHDDFFHILFNMLWLYVIGRMFLNLFSAKMALNIYFLGAISGGILFMLGYTLFPEFFGNTLGLVGASAAVRALLIFVCAYMPNQDIRFFTFNLKLWYIGAAIVALDVLGLFGVNAGGNLAHLGGAFLGYYYAKQLLKGKDIGRGFEKIMDAFINLFKSSKKTPLKTVHKNKSKVGGYTKGEFDEFNNQKKIDVILDKISKSGYDSLTAEEKEFLFKAGK; this is encoded by the coding sequence ATGACATCGCTCTCACAAGACATAAAAAATAAATTATCTAATCTTAATGTATTAGAAAAAATTATAGTCCTAAACCTCGTAACCTTTGTTTTGGGTTTACTATTATCCACTGGGTTTTCATGGTTTACCTTACCAGCTAGTTTTTCCGACTTTATGGTTAAACCTTGGACTATAATTACCTATGCTTTCTTGCATGACGATTTTTTTCATATTCTCTTTAACATGCTTTGGTTGTATGTTATTGGTCGCATGTTCCTTAATTTATTTAGTGCGAAAATGGCGCTAAATATTTATTTCTTAGGAGCTATTTCTGGTGGGATTTTATTTATGCTTGGATATACCTTATTTCCTGAATTTTTTGGAAATACCTTAGGTTTAGTTGGTGCATCTGCGGCTGTAAGGGCACTATTAATATTCGTTTGTGCGTATATGCCAAATCAAGATATTCGCTTTTTTACCTTTAATTTAAAACTTTGGTACATTGGTGCTGCTATAGTGGCTTTAGATGTTTTGGGTCTATTTGGTGTTAATGCAGGAGGTAATTTAGCGCATTTAGGGGGCGCTTTTTTAGGGTATTACTATGCAAAACAATTGCTGAAAGGGAAAGATATTGGTCGTGGTTTCGAGAAAATTATGGATGCCTTTATCAACCTGTTTAAATCTTCGAAGAAAACCCCTTTAAAAACGGTTCATAAAAACAAATCTAAGGTTGGTGGCTATACTAAAGGCGAGTTTGATGAATTTAACAATCAAAAGAAAATTGATGTTATATTGGATAAAATTAGTAAAAGTGGTTATGATAGTTTAACAGCCGAAGAAAAGGAATTTCTCTTTAAGGCTGGAAAATAG
- a CDS encoding cold-shock protein, whose product MSRGTVKFFNDSKGFGFITEDDNNKEHFVHISGLIDEIREGDAVEFDLQEGRKGLNAVNVKVI is encoded by the coding sequence ATGAGTAGAGGTACCGTAAAATTCTTCAACGATTCAAAAGGATTTGGATTCATCACTGAAGATGACAACAACAAAGAGCATTTTGTACACATTTCAGGACTTATCGATGAAATTCGTGAAGGTGACGCAGTAGAATTCGATCTACAAGAAGGTAGAAAAGGATTAAACGCCGTAAACGTAAAAGTAATCTAA
- a CDS encoding riboflavin synthase subunit beta, whose protein sequence is MGRAKLPKNKKFSYTPRYYDDKGQGNPFEIKHKFDAYRTTVGSNLSLKSKFTNALNDLKNNPDSAANKRILIIVSILVLIFLFIIDFDLSIFFS, encoded by the coding sequence ATGGGACGTGCAAAATTGCCTAAAAATAAAAAATTTAGCTATACGCCACGTTATTATGATGATAAGGGGCAGGGAAACCCCTTTGAAATTAAACATAAATTCGATGCGTATAGAACCACTGTTGGCAGTAATTTAAGTTTAAAAAGCAAATTTACCAACGCTTTAAACGACTTAAAAAACAACCCCGACAGCGCGGCTAACAAGCGTATTCTTATTATTGTTAGCATACTTGTTTTGATATTTCTTTTTATTATCGATTTTGATTTATCTATTTTCTTTTCTTAA
- the crcB gene encoding fluoride efflux transporter CrcB → MKQLLLVFVGGGFGSVLRFLISKHLTTSETALPYGTFAVNIIGSLVIGIILGLAAKNNTLTENQTLLLATGFCGGFTTFSTFAYENHLFLKTGDFISFATYTILSLVVGFLAVFFGLFLVK, encoded by the coding sequence ATGAAGCAACTTCTTTTGGTTTTTGTTGGAGGTGGTTTTGGTAGCGTGTTACGCTTTTTAATCTCGAAACATTTAACTACCAGTGAAACTGCTCTACCTTACGGTACTTTTGCTGTAAATATTATAGGCAGTTTAGTAATTGGTATCATTTTAGGACTGGCTGCGAAAAACAATACACTCACCGAAAACCAAACATTGTTATTGGCCACTGGTTTTTGTGGCGGTTTTACAACGTTCTCCACTTTTGCTTATGAAAATCACTTATTTTTAAAAACAGGTGATTTTATAAGTTTCGCCACCTATACCATTCTGAGTTTGGTGGTTGGTTTTTTAGCTGTTTTTTTTGGCTTATTTTTGGTAAAGTGA
- a CDS encoding DUF721 domain-containing protein has product MAKRNNEHISISEALQEFVETNKLEKGLDKVNVVEAWKLLGNGVNKYTISVNLERETLYVQLSSSVLREELSYGKQKIIDMINEALGKDIVKKLILR; this is encoded by the coding sequence ATGGCAAAACGAAACAATGAACATATAAGTATTAGCGAAGCACTCCAAGAATTTGTAGAAACTAACAAACTAGAAAAAGGGCTAGATAAAGTTAATGTTGTAGAGGCTTGGAAACTTTTAGGTAATGGCGTTAACAAATACACCATAAGTGTGAATTTAGAGCGGGAAACACTCTATGTGCAATTAAGTTCTAGCGTTTTAAGAGAAGAACTTAGCTACGGAAAACAAAAAATAATAGATATGATTAATGAAGCCTTAGGCAAGGATATTGTTAAGAAATTGATTTTAAGGTGA
- the recF gene encoding DNA replication/repair protein RecF (All proteins in this family for which functions are known are DNA-binding proteins that assist the filamentation of RecA onto DNA for the initiation of recombination or recombinational repair.), which translates to MILKSLSLLNYKNFDSKSFVFNAKINCIVGNNGMGKTNILDAIYHLSFGKSYFNPVASQNIKHDEAFFVINGDYEKGGKTEKVIISLKKGQKKIIKRNGKAYEKFSDHIGFLPLVIISPADRDLITEGSTTRRKFIDNVISQSDKAYLSYLIKYNKTLEQRNALLKYFALNHTFNADTLEVYNSQLTEYGTKIFETRHTFLKAFIPIFKARYEVISSGNETVDLVYDSDLFENDLNTLLKNAINKDKALQYTSVGIHKDDLIFNIENHPIKKFGSQGQQKSFLIALKLAQFDFIKARSKVNPILLLDDIFDKLDEQRVSQIIKLVNDENFGQLFISDTHAERTEAAVKQVHQSYEIFKL; encoded by the coding sequence ATGATTTTAAAATCACTTTCATTACTTAATTACAAAAACTTCGACAGTAAATCGTTTGTTTTCAATGCTAAAATAAATTGCATCGTTGGTAATAACGGTATGGGGAAGACCAATATTTTAGATGCCATTTACCACCTCTCATTCGGTAAAAGTTATTTTAATCCCGTAGCTTCTCAAAATATTAAACACGATGAGGCCTTTTTTGTAATTAATGGAGATTATGAAAAGGGAGGAAAAACAGAAAAAGTTATTATTAGCCTAAAAAAAGGTCAGAAAAAAATTATAAAACGCAACGGTAAAGCATATGAAAAATTTAGCGATCATATTGGTTTTTTACCTTTGGTTATAATATCGCCAGCCGATAGAGACTTAATAACCGAAGGCAGTACGACCCGTAGAAAATTTATAGACAACGTTATTTCGCAAAGTGATAAAGCGTATTTATCGTATTTAATAAAATATAATAAAACCCTAGAACAACGCAATGCACTATTAAAATATTTTGCACTAAACCATACTTTTAATGCCGATACTTTAGAGGTTTACAACAGTCAGTTAACAGAATATGGCACAAAAATTTTCGAAACACGTCATACTTTTTTAAAAGCATTCATTCCAATTTTTAAAGCCCGTTATGAGGTAATTAGCAGTGGTAATGAAACTGTAGATTTAGTGTACGACAGCGATTTATTTGAAAACGATTTGAATACACTTTTAAAAAATGCCATTAACAAAGATAAAGCCTTGCAATACACAAGCGTTGGAATACATAAAGATGATTTAATTTTTAATATTGAAAATCATCCCATTAAGAAATTTGGAAGCCAAGGACAGCAAAAATCTTTTCTAATTGCTTTAAAATTAGCGCAATTCGATTTTATAAAAGCACGCAGTAAAGTAAACCCTATTCTCTTATTAGATGATATTTTTGACAAACTGGACGAACAGCGCGTGTCTCAAATCATTAAACTGGTTAATGATGAAAACTTCGGACAACTATTTATTAGCGATACGCACGCAGAACGAACCGAGGCCGCTGTAAAACAAGTGCATCAATCTTACGAGATTTTTAAATTATAG
- a CDS encoding rhomboid family intramembrane serine protease, translated as MIRISDTVKHLLIINVLMFIGTLFVGKGILFYDLFAMHFPANEAFKPWQIITHMFMHGGADLNNFSIMHLLFNMFALWMFGTPVEQVLGKKKFLFIYFSAGLGALALQLGSYYFDYYAALSGIADLNMSSEMLTEIVSIDASDGQYIKGEILSREMMPILAEYNFNPNLINNEAFKSLFEMNVISRNTMVGASGCIMGVLAAFGMMNPNAELMLIFLPIPIKAKYFIPGIILLDLISGITGQSFFSPSNTAYFAHVGGALVGFLIMWYWKKTQFNKNRWY; from the coding sequence ATGATTAGAATTTCAGATACCGTTAAGCATTTATTAATCATTAATGTATTAATGTTTATAGGGACTTTATTTGTGGGAAAAGGCATTTTGTTTTACGATTTATTTGCCATGCATTTTCCTGCGAATGAAGCTTTTAAGCCTTGGCAAATTATAACCCATATGTTTATGCACGGTGGTGCCGATTTAAATAATTTTAGTATCATGCACCTTTTGTTTAACATGTTTGCCCTATGGATGTTTGGTACACCCGTTGAGCAAGTTTTAGGAAAAAAGAAGTTTTTATTTATTTATTTTTCTGCGGGACTGGGTGCTTTGGCCTTGCAATTAGGCTCATATTATTTTGATTATTATGCGGCATTAAGTGGTATTGCTGATTTAAATATGAGCAGCGAAATGCTAACTGAAATTGTATCGATAGATGCCAGTGATGGTCAATATATTAAAGGTGAAATATTAAGCAGAGAAATGATGCCTATTTTAGCCGAATACAATTTTAATCCCAATCTAATTAACAACGAAGCATTCAAATCCTTATTCGAAATGAATGTTATCTCAAGAAACACCATGGTAGGGGCTTCTGGTTGTATTATGGGGGTGCTTGCCGCTTTTGGCATGATGAACCCTAATGCCGAACTCATGCTCATATTTTTACCAATCCCTATAAAAGCCAAATATTTTATTCCTGGCATTATTTTGTTAGATTTAATATCTGGAATTACAGGACAGTCCTTTTTTAGCCCAAGTAATACAGCTTATTTCGCTCACGTTGGTGGTGCTTTGGTAGGCTTTTTAATTATGTGGTATTGGAAAAAAACACAGTTTAACAAAAACCGTTGGTATTAA